From the Mycobacteriales bacterium genome, the window ATGGTCGCCCCGCTGATGACCGGCAACCGGCCCAGGAACGCGCCGAGGTCCTTGACGACGAACTCGCGCTCGCCTTCCAGTCCGTCGACGGCCCACGCGACCTGTCGCTCGGCGTGACGAACCACGACCGCGGCGATCGCGTCACGATCCCCGGCGACCCCAAGGGCAGCACCGAGATCCAGCAACGGCAACGTCTCGCCGTGCCTGACGACGACCGGCTTTCCGGCGAGCTCGTGGACGATGGCGTTCTTCAGCGACAGCGACTCGACGACACCCGGCACCGGCAGCGCGAACCGCTCGTTGCCCACCCGCGCCATGAGACAGCGCAACACGCCGAGCGTCACCGGCAGGGTGAGCGAGAAGGTGGTGCCGGCGCCCGGATTGGTGTGGAGCTCGACGAGTCCGCCGAGCGCCTCCACGGCACTGCGTACGACGTCGAGCCCGACGCCACGACCGGAGGTCTCGGTGACCTCCTTCGCCGTCGAGAACGACGGCTGGAACAGCACGCTCATCAGCGCGGGACCGGTCAGCAACGAGTCGGGCAGCAGCACGCCGCGCTCGATGGCCGCCGCTCGCAACACGTCCTCGTCTATGCCCAGGCCGTCGTCGCTGACCTCGATGACCACGGTGCCGCCCGAGGCCCGCGCCGCAACAGTGACCGTCGCCTGCGCGGGCTTGCCCGCGGCGACGCGTTCGGCGGGTGGCTCGCAGCCGTGGTCGACCGCATTGACGACCAGGTGCTTCAGCGCGTCGGAGACCCCGTCGAGCACCTGCTTGTCCAGCTCGACGTCCTGGCCTTCCAGAACCAGCCGCACGTCCTTGCCGGTTGCGGCGGCCAGATCCCGGACGACGCGCGGAAGGCCGGCTACCACGCGGCGTACCGGCACCATCGCCAGGCCCATCGCCCCGTCGCGCACCTCCGCGAGGCGGCTGTGCGAGTCCTCGGCGAGCTCCCGCAGGTCGCGGGAGGCGGCGAGCAGCTGGTCGTCGACCGCGGTCAGCCGGGTCAGCGCAAGCGACGCCTCCTCGCCGACCGGCACCGGGTGCAGGGCTTCGCGCAGCGTGCGCAGCCACCTGGAGTTGTCCGTCGCGATCGCGTCGATGCCCGCACTCGCCCGCTCGAGCCGCCTCGCGTCGAGCTCGGCCTCGCCGATGACGTCGATCAGCTCGTAGACCTTGGCGGTGGTGACGCGCACCGAGTCGACACCGCGCCGGCGACTCTCCTCGACGCCTTCGTCGTCCTCCACCACGCCGGCGGTCCAACGCGGGACCTGCACCGGCTCCTCGCCGGCGAGCGCACGCTGCATCGCGGTGGCCAGCGCGGTCAGGTGGTCCTCGGGGACCGGCTCCTCGACGCCGGGCAGCGCTCCGGCGATGCCGTCGCAGGACGCCAGCAGGAGGTCGACCAGGTCCCGGCGTACCGAGAGCCGGCCGTCTCGAAGCGCGCCGAGCAGGTCCTCGGCGTTGTGGGCCACCGCCAGGACCTCCTGCAGCCCCATCATGCGGGCCGATCCCTTCACGGTGTGGGCGTCACGGAACAGGCTGGCGACCACCTGGCGGGGCGACGGATGCGCCTCCAACGCCAGCAGCCCAGCCTGGAGCGACGCGACGCGCTCCTCGACCTCGCCGCGGAACGTCGCGAGCAGCTCCGGGTCGTCAGCCCACCCGGCCATCCCGCCCCCTTTTACGCGACTTCATATCCTTATCTCTTCGGCGCGTGCTACTCCAGCCTGAACCTTCCGACCGTCTTGCGCAGAGATTCCATCAGGTCGCGCAACCGGGCGGCCGACGCGGCGTGGCTGCGGGTCGCGACGGTCGCTCCCTCGCTCGTGCCGGCCACCTCGCGCATCGCCTGCACCACCGCGTCGCTGGCGACCCGCTGCTGCTTGGTGACGTCCGTGATGCGCTCGGCCGCCTCAGCGGTGTCCTCGACCCGGTCGCTGATCACCGCCAGCGCGTCTTCGACCTCGACGTGGCGCTCGAGCCCGATCTCGACGGCGTCGATGCCTTCTCGGCTCACCAGCGCCGTCGCATCGACCTCGACTTCCAGCTCGGAGACGATGCGGGCGATGTCGGCGGTCGCCGCCCGGGCCTTCGCCGCCAGCCCGGCGATCTCCAGCGCGACCGTCGCGAAGCCATCGCCGTAGCCGCCGACCCGAGCAGCCTCGATCGAGGCGTTGACCGCGAGCATCGTGGTACGACGCGCCAGCTCGTCGATGAGCCGGGTCGTGGCGGCGATGCGGGTGACGCGCTCGTCGAGGCGTCCGGTGCGTACGCCGAGCTCCGCCACGCGGCCCCGGATCACCGCCATTGCCCCGCTCGCCTGATGCACGGCCTCGCGCCCGCGATCGACGTCGCGCCGGGCGTTGCCGGCGTAGCGGGCGACCAGCAACGCCGTGCTGGCAATGGTCGTCGCGGTCGTCGCGAGCTGCTCGATCGTGCTGGTGGTCTCGGCCACCGCGGACGCCTGCTGCTCGACGGTGCCGACGTGCAGCTCGGCGGTGTGAGCCACGTCAGCCGAGCTCACCGCGATCTGGTCGGCCATCACCGACATCTGACCCACCAGCCGCCGCAGCGACAGCACGGTGTCGGCGAACACGACGGCGAGCGCCGCGGTGCCTTGGTCGGCCGGGTTCTCGAGCGTGGGGATCCGCGACAGGTCGCCGGTGGCAACCGTCTTGAGCAGCTCGGACAGACGCGCGACGTCGTCGGTCAGCCCGGTCCGTTGCCGTACCGCCGTCGCCACCGCCTCGTGGGCCATCGCAGCCAGCCCGCCCGCGGCCCAACCGAACAACGGGCACGCGGGCAGGATGACGATGAGCTGACCGACGCTGGCTTCGTCGAGGGTGTGGGAGAACCCGGCGGCGGCGTAGATGCCGGCCGCCGCGAGTGCCCCGATTCCCAGTCCCGTGGTCGCGCCCAGGACCGCGCCGGTGACCACCACCAGCGGAAGGAAGAGCACCCAGGCGGGCCCGGCTATCCCGTCGGCGTTCGTGACCACGCCGGTGAGCGCGACGAGCAGCGCGGCCATCAGCACGGTCCCGAACACCCGCCGTTTGGCGAGGCTCATCTGCTCCGAGAGGCTCGGGTCGGTCACCAGGCCGCCGAGTGCAACCGAGGACAGCGCTGCCGCCAGCCCCCAGACGACCAGCGGCACCGAGTGCACGACGAGGGAGTCGGAGTCGACCCGCGCCGCGACCGCGGCGCACGCGGCGAGCAGGAGAAGCCCGCCGAGGGTCAGCTGCTGGGCCACGGACAGCACGCGGCGGCGGAACTGGTCCGGCGCGTAGTCGCGGTAGCCCGGCGGGACGAACGGCTCGTCTTCGGCCGGTTCGGCCACGACCGGTTCGATGCCGACCAGGTCGGCGAGCCGGCGTTCGACGTCGACGGGCAGCGCCGTCCGGATCGGCGTCACCATCAGGGTTCCTAGCGCCGGTCGGGCACTAGACCCCGACCTTGAACGCAGCGATCGACGCGCGTAGCTCAGCGGCGAGGTTGTTCAGCTCGGCGGCGGAGGTCGCGGCTTGCTTCGACCCGACGGCGTACTGGCGGGATACGTCGGCCACCTGCGTCATCGCCGACACGACCTGGTCGGAGGCAGAGCGCTGCTGCTGCGTCGCGATCGAAATCTCCTTCGCGGCCGTCGTGGTCTCGTCGACCATGCCGGAGATGCGCTCGAGGGCGTCCACGACCTCTCGCGCCAGCTCGGATCCGGTACGGACCTCCTTCGAGCCCTCTTCGCTGGCGATGATCGTCGCGTTGGTCTCCGCCTGGATCTCCGCGACGATCGAGGCGATCTGGCCGGTCGACTCCTGTGCCCGCTCGGCGAGCTTGCGCACCTCCGCCGCGACGACCGCGAAGCCGCGCCCGTGCTCGCCGGCCCGCGCCGCCTCGATTGCGGCGTTGAGTGCGAGCAGGTTGGTCTGGTCCGCGAGGTCGTTGATGACCTCGAGGATCCGCCCGATCTCCTGGCTCTTGCCGCCGAGGGACAGCGCACGCGCCGCGATGGAGTCGACGCGGGTGGCGATCGCATCCATCGCGTCGACGCTCGACTGGACCGCCTCACGGCCGCCGTCGGCGTGCCGCAGCGTCTCCGCGGCGTACCTCGCCACCGCCTCCGAGGTCTCGGCGATCTGTGCTGCTGTCGCCGCGAGCTCCTCGATGGTCGAGGTGGTCTGGGAGACCGCGGACGACTGCTGGGACGCCGACGCGGCGTGGTCCTCGGCGGTGGCGAGCAGCTCGCCTGCGGCAGCGCCGATCTGGTCGCCGCCGCTGCGGATCTGGGTGACCAGGGTCCGTAGGTTGGTCAACGTGTAGGAGAACGCGCCGGACAGCAGCTCCAGTGCTTCGTGATCCGCGGTGGCGGCGGCGTTCAGCTCGACGGTGAGGTCACCCTCGGCCGCCTTCGACAGCACCCGGGACAAGTCCCCGACCCGCAGCTGGAGCTCGTCGCGTTCGGCACGAGCCATCGCCCGCATCGCCCAGATCGACTGGGACAGCGCGCCGTTGAACCACGTCAACGCCGGGAACACCGGCAGCACCAGCACCAGCCAGGCGACCGTGGAGGTGTCGACGCTGTGCGCGATGACTGATGCCAGCACCAGGCTGCCGGAGGTCGCGACGCCGAGCAGCACGCTCTGCCACTGCCGCAGCGTGGTCGCCGCGAACAGCAGGGCCGGCAGGTACAAGATCCAGAACGGTCCTCGCAGACCACCGGTGATCGACACGACGCCGCTGACCGAGACGATCGTCGAGATCAGCATCAGCGCGCGGTAGGCGGTGATCCGCCGGCGTACATGGGCGCTGTTGCGCACCATGCTCGGCAACGCCGTCATGAACAGCGCGTTGAGGACGCCCAGACCCTCCCAGTAGTAGACCGCGCGCAGGTGCACGTGAATGCCCGCCGCAGGGTGGTCGTTCAGCACGATCGCCCCGACGACGGCGAGAACGATCCCGCCCCACGTCGAGCCAGCCGCGACCTGACTGAGCCGCTTGCTGTAGTCCACCGACTTCTGTCTCCCTCTCCGAGCTCGTGTTCAGGCGGTACGACGGCCGCGCGGCAGGCTCTCGCGCAGCCGCAGCACTGCCGCCACGTCGAGCACCGCGATCGGACCGTCCTCGCGTGGCACCTGGCCGCTGAGCAGCCCGGCGCCGGCAGGCGCGCTGACCGGCGGGAAAGCCGCGACGTCGCTGCCCAGCATCGTCGTCCCCTCCACGCCGTCGACCAGCATGCCCACCACGATCGATCCTTCGACCAGGACCAGCAGCCGGGCACTCGTCTCGAGCGGCGCCGGATCGGCGCCGAGCAGGCCTCTGATGTCGAGAACCGGCAGGATCCGGCCCCGCCAGTTCGCGACGCCGGCCAGCCACGGCGGCAGGCCCGGCACCCGGGTGATCCCAGGGGCGCGACCGACCTCGGCGACGCTCGACAACTCGACGGCGAACCGGCCGCCGCCGAGGCGCGCCACGATCGCGTCGGTCGCGGCGGCGACGTCGTCGTGCGCCGGCTCGTCGCCGACGGTGACCAGCGGTGTGTCGCTCACCAAAGGGACTTCGGCGCGTTCACCCGCTCGGTGAAGCGGGAAATGACGACAATCGGCAAGATGGCGGCGAGGAGCCCGCCGACCATGAAGGCGACTCCTGCGTGTACGACGCCCGGGGCGTTGCCGAGCATGCCCGGAACGACGACGTCACCCCCCTTGGACACGAACGGCTCGGTGACGAGCAGCCCGACGGCGATGAACCAACCGAGGAACGGCGACAGGGCCCCGAGGCGCCTTTCGGTGCCGAGCCCGCCGAGAAAGCCCACGACGAGGTTGCCGACCACCCCGACGACCGCCGAGAGGTAGCCGAACGAGCCGATCCGCTCGGGAACGAGGAACGTCCCCACCACCCCGGCGAGCGCGCCGAGCCCGAACAGCACCAGACAGGTCAGGGCGTGCAGCGCGTGCGCCGCTGGCGAGCGCTCGTTTCGGCCGTGCGGCACGCGACGAGCGTAGGAGGCCGCCGGCGGGCTAGCCCACCCCGGCCAGCATCTCGCCGTTGTGGTGATGCTGGCGGGCGCGGTCGAGCACCTCGGTGATCTCCCGCCCGATGAGCTCCTCGCGGTCGAGCAGCGCGTCGCGCAGCGCCTCGATGAGGAAGCGGTTTTCCTCGAGCTGGGACTTGATCGCCGCCTTCTGCTCTTGCAGCAGCTCTTCGACACGCTCCCGGCCCTGGGCGTCGCCGAGCACTCGGCCGACGATGTTGGTGTCGCTGAACGCGCTGCCCTGGATGGCGGCGAACGAGACCAGCGTGCCGGTCATGCCGCTCGCGCCTACCATCTGGGCAGCGACGTTCGTCGCGTAGAGGAGGTCCCCGGCCGGACCGGTCGACACGTCACCGAAGAACAGCTCCTCGGCGCACTGCCCGGCGAGCGCGACCTGGATCAGCGCGATCATCTCGCTGCGGGAGCGCGTGAAGACCTCGTGCTGGTCGCTGTGCGCGAGCAGTCCGAGCGCGTCCCGCCGCTTGATGATGGTGAGGATCTCGAGACGTCGCGACGGTGCGACGAGGTACGCCGCGGTCGCGTGACCAGCTTCGTGAGTGGCGATGAGCTGCTTCTCGTGCTCGGTGTAGCCGACCGGCTGGCCGAGGCCCACTTCGAGGGTGAGCCGCGCCGACTCGATGTCGCGCCAGGCCATCTCGCGCGAGCCGCGGCGGATGGCGTTGACCAGCGCCTCGTCCAGCAGCTGCTCGATCCGGACCGGCGTGTATCCCTGCGTGACGCTGGCGAGCGCGTCGCGCCGCTCGTCGCTGTCGAGGTCCTCGTCGTGCGCCTTGCGCGCCAGGAAGTGGTCGAACAGCGCCCGCCGGCCGGCCTGGTCGGGCAGGTCGAAGTGCAGGATGCGGTCGAACCGGCCCGGTCGCAGCAGCGCCGGGTCGAGGGAGTCGGCGCGGTTCGTCGCCGCGATCAGCAGGATGTTGGCGCGTGGCGGCGTCGGCGGAGAGATCTGCCGGTTTGCCGGCAGCAACAGGTTGAGCAGGTTGGCGGTGGCGTTCCACACCCGGGCCATGCCGATCGGTTCGTCGAAGGACTGCATCTGGACCAGCAGCTCGTTGACCACCCCGCCGGCACCGTCGCTGATGTAGCGGTTGGTGACCGGACCCGGCGTGCCGGTCGTCAGGTACGTCGACGGCAGCGCCGTCACCGAGCCGCACAGCCCGATCTGGGACTCCACCGCGGAGCGCGGCGTCATCGCCATCCCGTTGCGGACGCCGCCGATCGCGTCGATCTCCTCGATGAAGCCGATCGCGCCGCCCGTGGCCAGCGCGGTCTTGCGGAGCGCCTTGAAGTACGACCGGATCTTGCCCGCCGTCGCGCCGTAGAACATCGACTGGAACGACGTGCCCGAGACGTAGAGGAACGGCACGCCCGCTTCGGCGGCCATTGCCTTGGCGATGTGGGTCTTGCCGGTGCCGGGCGCCCCTTCGAACAGCAGCCCCCGGCGGGCCCGCCCGCCCATCTCGTCGGAAAAGGTGCGCGAGGACAGGAAGAGGTTCATCGAGCGGACGACCTCCTCCTTGACCGGCTGGATGCCGACCACGTCGGCGAGCCGGACGTCGATCTGCTCCGGCTGGAAGGTGGAGTGCGGCGACCGGCGGGACACCAGGAACATCGCCGCGTAGCCGACGATGAGAACGACGAAGAACGCGACCGGAGCGACGACCAGCCAGTCGACGTGGCGCGGCCGGAAGAAGTCGATCGGCCGTCCGGCGCCGATCCGCCACCACAACAGGGCGGCGGGGACACCGACCCACACGGCCAGTCGCCACAGCCGGCGGCGACGCAGCGCCTCCCGGTCGCGGCCGACATCGGCTCGTCCGACCGGGACCACGCCCTCGGTCTGGAACAGCGGGGACGCCTCGCTGGGTGACATCAGACTCTCCTCGAAGGCCCCCGTGCGAGAAGATGTCTCCCGCGCCGGGTTGACCAAACCGGAGCAGCGCGCCTTCGACCGTTCGGCGTAGTCGCCGCCGCGATCGGCTCAGCCGATACCGGTGAACAGGTCGGTCTCGAGCTCGCCGGGGGCCGGCCGCGGACCCGCGACGAGCGTGTAGTGCTCGATGCCGAACGCCCCTTGGCCGATGTCGTTCGACAACGCGAAGAAGTGGCCGTCGACCGAGATCTGTGTCGGGTAGGCCCGCATCGCCGCGATCTTGGCGGGCAGGTGCTCGCGGGCGTCGATCACGGTGGTGACCTCGTCGTCGGGCACACCCATGTTCATCTCGTCCGGCGAGCTCACCCCGAACGGTGCCTGCTCGCCGAGCGCGACCAGCGCGTCGTACGCCTTGACGAGCAGCGAGCGCGGGAGCGCGGTCTGGTAGAGCTTCTTCGGCGCCCACGGCGGGCCCGCGTCCGGGAAGCGCTGCGCGTCACCGGCTGCCTCGAATGCACCGACGGCGACGCGGTGGGCCTGGATGTGGTCGGGGTGGCCGTAGCCGCCGTTCGCGTCGTAGGAGATGACGACGTGCGGGCGGACCTCCCTGATGACCTTCACCAGCTCGCCGACGGCTTCTTCGAGGTCGGCGCGCCAGAAGGAGTCCGGGTTGTCCATCGTCGGCGTACCGGCCATGCCGGAGTCGCGCCACCGGCCGGCCCCGCCGAGAAACCGGTAGTCGGTCACACCCAGGGCCGACATCGCGGCGGACAGCTCGCCGATCCGGTGCTCACCGAGGCCGCCGTCGCGGTCACTGGCCAGGTGGGCGAGCTCGGGCACGAGGATCTCGCCCTCCTCGCCGAGCGTGCACGTGACGAGGGTGACGCCGTCGCCGGCGGCGGCGTACTTCGCCATCGTCGCGCCGGTCCCGATGGTCTCGTCATCCGGGTGCGCGTGCACCAGCAGCATGCGGCGCGCGGGAGGGTTGATCGGCACGCTGGCAGGCTATGCCGCACAGAGAGGCCATCTTCGGCGAGGAGGACAGCCATGGCGGAGCTGCTGGACGACGAATCCCTCAACAAGGCACTCGACGGCTTGCCGAGCTGGCATGGTGACCGGTCCGCGATCCAGCGAACGGTCACCGTCAACCCCGTGGAGCAGCCGGCGCTTCTGGAGGAGATGGAGCGCATCGCGAGAGAGATGGATCACGACCCGGAGCTGGACATCGCCGGCGAGGACGTGACGATCGTCATGTCGACGCACTCCGCGGGCGGAGTCACCGCGCTCGACATCGAGTACGCGCACCGGGTGGACGACCTGGTCGCCCAGTCCGGCTGACCGCCACCGTCCGTCGCGCTTCAGCCGGACCGACCCGTCGTACCGGGCGGTTACCGTCCGTGAGATGTACGAGACGCCGGAAGAGATCGCCACGTTGCAGCGGGTGCTCGATGACAGCGCGGCGTCGGGTGGCGCCCACCTCAGCGACATCATCAGCGCCGAGCGGCGGCTCAGCGCCGACGAGCTGTGCCAGCGGCTGACCGGCATGCGCCTGCTGACCGTCGCCACCGTCACCGCGGACGGCCGGCCCCTTGCGGGCGCCGTCGACGGCTACCTGATCCACGGCAGCTGGTACTTCAGCTCCGGCCGCGACTCGCTGCGGATGCGCCACCTGCGTGCTCGGCCCGCCGTCACGGCGGTGCACCTGCCGGGTGAGTCGCTCCAGGTGAGCGTGCACGGCCGGGCGGAGCTGTTCGAGTTCTCGGATTCCCAATACGGTGCGATGTTGCGGCAAGCCATGCTCGACCACTACCTGCCGCTTCAGGGTCCGGCGTTCGAGGAGTGGCTGGACACCTCCGACGACGCCATTGGGGCCCGCATCGTGGCCAGCAGGATGTTCACCTTTCACCTCGACGACTAGCCGCGAGCTTCAGAAACATATATGTTTCTGAAGATGTCCCGCACGCGCCACCGCACGGCGATTGCGGCTGCCGTGCTGACGGTCACTCTGACGGCCACTTTGGTCACCCCGGCAGTGGCACGGGCCCAGGCCGGCCGCGGCGCCGCCGACCGGGCAGCAGGGCAGATCGTGAGCGCCTCGCGCGTCACCGACTACCTCCTGCCGGGCGTGCCGTTCGCGGCGGCGGCGTGGCGCATCACCTACCGGTCGACGTCCGCGACGGGGACCGCGATCGTCGACTCGGGCACCGTCCTGGTCCCGACGACTCCCTACGCCGGGCAGCGGCCGCTCGTCGGGTTCGCGCCCGGCAGCCAGGGTCTGGCCGACAAGTGCGCCGCGTCCGCCGCACTCCAGTCCGGAACCGAGTACGAGGCCGCCAACATCGCACAGCTGCTGTCCCACGGGTGGGCGGTCGCGGTGCCGGACTACCCGGGCCTCGGCACGCCCGGTGACCACACCTACGCCATTGGCAGAGCCCTCGGGCCGTCGCTGCTCGACGTCATGCGCGCGGCCCGCAACCTCGCGCCGGCCGGTATCCCGGCGCACGGCCCGGCCGGGATCATGGGCTACTCGGAGGGCGGGGGCGCGGCGGGCTGGGCGGTGCAGCTTCAGCCGTCGTACGCACCCGACCTTCCCCTCGTCGGCGGCGCGGTCGGTGGCGTGATCGCGAACCTGCAACGGATCGCCCACTCGCTCGACGGCGGACCGTTCTCCTTCCTGATCCCGTACACCGCGATCGGGATGCAGGCGGCGTACCCGTCGCTTCACTTGCGGCGGTATCTGACCGCTCAGGGACGCACCGACGTCCGCAAGCTCGAAGGGTCATGCCTCGAAGACGCGTCGCTGGACTATTTGCCGTTCACCAAGTCCCGGTCGATCACCACGCGCAACCTGTTCACGCTCCCCGCGATCGAGCGGATCATGCGGCTGAACCACCTCGGCGGCTCCGCGCCGGCGGCGCCGATCCTGTTGCAACAGAGCCCGGCCGACGAGGTGCTGCCGTACCCGCAGGCGGTCGAGCTCTACCACCGCTGGTGTGCGCGTGGCGCCCGTGTCGAGTTCCGCGCCATCGCGGCGCCGGACCACATCACCGGTGGCTTCGTGTCGGATCCGGCCGCGGTCACCTGGCTCGCCGACCGGTTCGCCGGGCGACCGCTGGGTGCCGAATGTGCCGGTGTCGGTCTGACGCCATGATGTCCCCACGCCGACCCGAGGAGCTCCGATGAACCCGCACCCCGCCTTCGACGGAAAGCACGTCGTGGTGACCGGGGCAGCGAGCGGCATCGGCCGAGCGGTCGCGCTGGCGGCCGCCGACCGGGGTGCGATCGTGCATCTCGCCGATCGCAACGCGACCCTGCTCGAGGACGCGGCCGCCGCCGTCACCGCGGCGGGTGGGCGCGTCGGAGCGGTACGCGCTTTCGACATCCGCAGCATCGACGAGGTGCGCGGCTTCGCGGAGGCGGTGCACGCGCAAGCCACCGCGGCGGACATCGTGATGAACGTCGCCGGCATCGCGATCTGGGGAACCGTCGACCGGATGCGTCACGACCAGTGGCAGGCCGTGATCGACGTCAACCTGATGGGCCCGATCCAGGTGATCGAGTCGTTTCTGCCCAAGATGATCGAAGCCGGCCGCGGCGGTCATCTGGTCAACGTGGCGTCGGCCGCGGGTCTGATCGGTCTGCCCTGGCACGGCGCGTACAGCGCAAGCAAGTTCGGCCTGCGAGGACTCTCGGAGGTGCTGCGCTACGACCTGCGCCGACACAAGATCGCGGTGAGCGTCGTGTGTCCTGGCGGCGTGGACACCCCCCTCACGTCGACGATCGAGGTCGCCGGGGTGGACACGTCGAGCAAGCGCTTCCAGAAGATGCAGGCGCGGTTCCGCAAGCGCGCGGTCACCCCTGAGCAGGCGGCGCAGGCGATCATCCGCGGCGTGATCGCGAAGCGCTTCCTGGTCTACACCAGTGGTGACATCCGGCTGCTCTACCTGGTGAAGCGCACCGCGCCGCACCTGTACAACGTCATCATGCGGGTCGCCAACGCGGGCATGTACCGCGCGATGAAGACCGACTCGTGACCGCGCCCCGGATCACTCCCGGCACCCGGGAGGAGATCGGCGTCGCCAACTGGACGATGATCGCCGCGGGAGCGAAGGCGGCTCGGGTCAACGGCCTGCCGAACCTCTTCACGACGATGGCGCGTCACCAGTCGCTGTTTCGCGGATGGCTGTTCTTCGCCGGCCGGATGATGCCGCGGGGCAAGCTCCCCCGCCGCGACACCGAGCTGGTCATCCTGCGCACCGCGTGGAACAACAACTGTGAGTACGAGCTGCATCACCATCAGCGGCTCGGTCGGCGAGCCGGCCTGTCGACCGCGGACATCGACCGGGCGACGAGCGAGGCGCTGGACGGCTGGCCACCCCGCGAACGGGCGCTGCTGTCCGCGGCGGACGAGCTGCACGCCACCCGCAACCTGCAGGACGCGACATGGGACGAGCTGCAGCGCCACCTGTCACAGCGAGATGCGATCGAGTTCCTGCTGCTCGTGGGCCACTACGGAATGCTCGCGACGTTCATCAACACGCTGCGGATCGCGAACGACGACTGAGGCTGAGCGCCGTCAGCGCGCCAGCTCGCCGGCGTTGACGAGCAAGGACTGCCCGGTGATGCTGCGGGCGCGGTCAGACAGGAAGAAGCCCACCGCCTCCGCCACGTCGCGGTCGGTCGCCATCTCGCCC encodes:
- a CDS encoding 4a-hydroxytetrahydrobiopterin dehydratase; this encodes MAELLDDESLNKALDGLPSWHGDRSAIQRTVTVNPVEQPALLEEMERIAREMDHDPELDIAGEDVTIVMSTHSAGGVTALDIEYAHRVDDLVAQSG
- a CDS encoding methyl-accepting chemotaxis protein → MDYSKRLSQVAAGSTWGGIVLAVVGAIVLNDHPAAGIHVHLRAVYYWEGLGVLNALFMTALPSMVRNSAHVRRRITAYRALMLISTIVSVSGVVSITGGLRGPFWILYLPALLFAATTLRQWQSVLLGVATSGSLVLASVIAHSVDTSTVAWLVLVLPVFPALTWFNGALSQSIWAMRAMARAERDELQLRVGDLSRVLSKAAEGDLTVELNAAATADHEALELLSGAFSYTLTNLRTLVTQIRSGGDQIGAAAGELLATAEDHAASASQQSSAVSQTTSTIEELAATAAQIAETSEAVARYAAETLRHADGGREAVQSSVDAMDAIATRVDSIAARALSLGGKSQEIGRILEVINDLADQTNLLALNAAIEAARAGEHGRGFAVVAAEVRKLAERAQESTGQIASIVAEIQAETNATIIASEEGSKEVRTGSELAREVVDALERISGMVDETTTAAKEISIATQQQRSASDQVVSAMTQVADVSRQYAVGSKQAATSAAELNNLAAELRASIAAFKVGV
- a CDS encoding chemotaxis protein CheW, with amino-acid sequence MSDTPLVTVGDEPAHDDVAAATDAIVARLGGGRFAVELSSVAEVGRAPGITRVPGLPPWLAGVANWRGRILPVLDIRGLLGADPAPLETSARLLVLVEGSIVVGMLVDGVEGTTMLGSDVAAFPPVSAPAGAGLLSGQVPREDGPIAVLDVAAVLRLRESLPRGRRTA
- a CDS encoding methyl-accepting chemotaxis protein encodes the protein MVTPIRTALPVDVERRLADLVGIEPVVAEPAEDEPFVPPGYRDYAPDQFRRRVLSVAQQLTLGGLLLLAACAAVAARVDSDSLVVHSVPLVVWGLAAALSSVALGGLVTDPSLSEQMSLAKRRVFGTVLMAALLVALTGVVTNADGIAGPAWVLFLPLVVVTGAVLGATTGLGIGALAAAGIYAAAGFSHTLDEASVGQLIVILPACPLFGWAAGGLAAMAHEAVATAVRQRTGLTDDVARLSELLKTVATGDLSRIPTLENPADQGTAALAVVFADTVLSLRRLVGQMSVMADQIAVSSADVAHTAELHVGTVEQQASAVAETTSTIEQLATTATTIASTALLVARYAGNARRDVDRGREAVHQASGAMAVIRGRVAELGVRTGRLDERVTRIAATTRLIDELARRTTMLAVNASIEAARVGGYGDGFATVALEIAGLAAKARAATADIARIVSELEVEVDATALVSREGIDAVEIGLERHVEVEDALAVISDRVEDTAEAAERITDVTKQQRVASDAVVQAMREVAGTSEGATVATRSHAASAARLRDLMESLRKTVGRFRLE
- a CDS encoding hybrid sensor histidine kinase/response regulator, giving the protein MAGWADDPELLATFRGEVEERVASLQAGLLALEAHPSPRQVVASLFRDAHTVKGSARMMGLQEVLAVAHNAEDLLGALRDGRLSVRRDLVDLLLASCDGIAGALPGVEEPVPEDHLTALATAMQRALAGEEPVQVPRWTAGVVEDDEGVEESRRRGVDSVRVTTAKVYELIDVIGEAELDARRLERASAGIDAIATDNSRWLRTLREALHPVPVGEEASLALTRLTAVDDQLLAASRDLRELAEDSHSRLAEVRDGAMGLAMVPVRRVVAGLPRVVRDLAAATGKDVRLVLEGQDVELDKQVLDGVSDALKHLVVNAVDHGCEPPAERVAAGKPAQATVTVAARASGGTVVIEVSDDGLGIDEDVLRAAAIERGVLLPDSLLTGPALMSVLFQPSFSTAKEVTETSGRGVGLDVVRSAVEALGGLVELHTNPGAGTTFSLTLPVTLGVLRCLMARVGNERFALPVPGVVESLSLKNAIVHELAGKPVVVRHGETLPLLDLGAALGVAGDRDAIAAVVVRHAERQVAWAVDGLEGEREFVVKDLGAFLGRLPVISGATIDGDGSVVCLVDLRELSDDSDSLAAPAYTAMMPTTDAAADAQARPRVLIVEDSVGVRELERAILDSAGYEVITAVDGSEGAARLRDTPTDLVLTDVEMPGMDGYQLTRTIRRTRGWEHVPVVIMTSRVSEEDQRAGLDAGASAYLLKTQFDQAQLVETVRRLVGR
- a CDS encoding AAA family ATPase, whose product is MSPSEASPLFQTEGVVPVGRADVGRDREALRRRRLWRLAVWVGVPAALLWWRIGAGRPIDFFRPRHVDWLVVAPVAFFVVLIVGYAAMFLVSRRSPHSTFQPEQIDVRLADVVGIQPVKEEVVRSMNLFLSSRTFSDEMGGRARRGLLFEGAPGTGKTHIAKAMAAEAGVPFLYVSGTSFQSMFYGATAGKIRSYFKALRKTALATGGAIGFIEEIDAIGGVRNGMAMTPRSAVESQIGLCGSVTALPSTYLTTGTPGPVTNRYISDGAGGVVNELLVQMQSFDEPIGMARVWNATANLLNLLLPANRQISPPTPPRANILLIAATNRADSLDPALLRPGRFDRILHFDLPDQAGRRALFDHFLARKAHDEDLDSDERRDALASVTQGYTPVRIEQLLDEALVNAIRRGSREMAWRDIESARLTLEVGLGQPVGYTEHEKQLIATHEAGHATAAYLVAPSRRLEILTIIKRRDALGLLAHSDQHEVFTRSRSEMIALIQVALAGQCAEELFFGDVSTGPAGDLLYATNVAAQMVGASGMTGTLVSFAAIQGSAFSDTNIVGRVLGDAQGRERVEELLQEQKAAIKSQLEENRFLIEALRDALLDREELIGREITEVLDRARQHHHNGEMLAGVG
- the mshB gene encoding N-acetyl-1-D-myo-inositol-2-amino-2-deoxy-alpha-D-glucopyranoside deacetylase is translated as MPINPPARRMLLVHAHPDDETIGTGATMAKYAAAGDGVTLVTCTLGEEGEILVPELAHLASDRDGGLGEHRIGELSAAMSALGVTDYRFLGGAGRWRDSGMAGTPTMDNPDSFWRADLEEAVGELVKVIREVRPHVVISYDANGGYGHPDHIQAHRVAVGAFEAAGDAQRFPDAGPPWAPKKLYQTALPRSLLVKAYDALVALGEQAPFGVSSPDEMNMGVPDDEVTTVIDAREHLPAKIAAMRAYPTQISVDGHFFALSNDIGQGAFGIEHYTLVAGPRPAPGELETDLFTGIG